A single region of the Ptychodera flava strain L36383 chromosome 9, AS_Pfla_20210202, whole genome shotgun sequence genome encodes:
- the LOC139140111 gene encoding proteasome subunit beta type-3-like gives MSIMSYNGSAIVAMKGKDCVAIAADKRLGVQAQTVSMDFQKIFEMAPRLYLGLPGLATDVQTVSNRLKFRLNLYTLRESRQIKPKTFMSMVSNLLYERRFGPYFVEPIIAGLDPHTSEPFICSLDLIGCPMEPEDFVVAGTSSEQLYGMCESLWLPDMGPDELFECISQALLNAVDRDALAGWGAVVHIVEKDKVTTRTLKARMD, from the exons ATG TCTATTATGTCATATAATGGTTCGGCCATTGTGGCCATGAAGGGGAAAGACTGTGTTGCCATCGCAGCCGATAAAAGATTGGGTGTTCAAGCACAGACAGTATCTATGGATTTCcaaaagatatttgaaatggCACCAAGGCTCTATTTAGGTTTACCAGGTCTAGCAACAGATGTACAAACAGT ATCCAACAGGTTGAAGTTCAGGCTCAATTTATACACATTGAGGGAAAGCAGACAAATAAAACCCAAGACATTCATGAGTATGGTTTCAAATCTCTTATATGAAAGGAG GTTTGGTCCCTACTTTGTAGAACCCATCATTGCAGGTTTAGACCCACACACGTCAGAACCGTTCATATGTTCACTAGACTTGATAGGTTGTCCCATGGAACCTGAAGACTTTGTAGTCGCAGGAACTAGTTCAGAACAGTTGTATGGTATGTGTGAATCTCTCTGGCTTCCAGATATG GGCCCAGATGAATTATTTGAATGTATATCACAAGCTTTACTCAACGCTGTGGACAGAGACGCCCTGGCTGGTTGGGGAGCAGTTGTACATATAGT AGAAAAAGACAAGGTAACAACAAGGACGCTGAAGGCAAGGATGGACTAG